From a region of the Alosa sapidissima isolate fAloSap1 chromosome 9, fAloSap1.pri, whole genome shotgun sequence genome:
- the LOC121718854 gene encoding zinc finger protein 658B-like isoform X1, with translation MKRVSVVLVDCCRPQGQRGMNKQTNGDAEQPRTRVERITHGKSFNRGSDLNPHQATQSGQKSHHHAPCEKSFKTSRNVNIHQITHTGEKSHHCSECGKTFTLACTLKTHLMIHTGEKPYQCSDCGKTFNQMGHLKRHQRIHTGEKSHHCSECGKTFTLACTLKTHLMIHTGEKPYQCSDCGKTFNQMGHLKRHQRIHTGEKPYQCATCGKSFRTKGELTIHQITHTGEKPHQCSDCGKTFSHLSSLKTHRRMHTGEKPYHCSDCGNTFTQAAHLKRHQKNHTGEKPYQCATCGKSFKTKGELTVHQRTHMGEKPYQCSDCGKTFTNVGNLKKHQMMHTGEKSYHCSDCGKTFTHVCNLKRHQMIHTGEKPHQCSTCGMSFRTSEKRTIHQRTHTGVKPYQCSDCGKTFNQLGNLKLHRRIHTGDKPYLCTTCGNCFRTNRHLTVHQRTHTGVKPYHCSDCGKTFNQVGNLKRHQMIHSGEKPYHCSDCGNTFRSSSDLTLHQRTHTGE, from the exons ATGAAGAGAGTATCAGTGGTGCTGGTGGACTGCTGTAGACCACAAGGACAGCGAGGGATGAACAAGCAGACCAATGGAGATGCAGAACAGCCCAGGACCA GAGTCGAAAGGATCACACATGGGAAGAGTTTCAACAGAGGATCAGATCTCAACCCACATCAGGCAACACAGTCTGGACAAAAGTCACACCACCATGCTCCATGTGAGAAGAGTTTCAAAACCAGCAGAAACGTCAATATCCACCAGATAACACATACTGGGGAAAAGTCTCATCATTGTTCAGAATGTGGAAAGACTTTTACTCTGGCATGTACTCTCAAGACACATCTGATGATCCATACTGgggaaaagccatatcagtgttcaGATTGTGGTAAAACTTTCAATCAGATGGGTCATCTTAAGAGACACCAGAGGATCC ATACTGGGGAAAAGTCTCATCATTGTTCAGAATGTGGAAAGACTTTTACTCTGGCATGTACTCTCAAGACACATCTGATGATCCATACTGgggaaaagccatatcagtgttcaGATTGTGGTAAAACTTTCAATCAGATGGGTCATCTCAAGAGACACCAGAGGATCCATACTGGGGAAAAGCCGTATCAGTGTgctacatgtgggaagagtttcagaaCCAAAGGAGAACTCACTATCCATCAGATAacacatactggagaaaagccacATCAGTGTTCAGATTGTGGAAAGACTTTTAGTCATTTGAGTAGTCTGAAGACACACCGGAGGATgcatactggagaaaagccatatcacTGTTCAGATTGTGGAAATACTTTTACTCAGGCAGCTCATCTCAAGAGACACCAGAAAAAccatactggagaaaagccatatcagtgtgctacatgtgggaagagtttcaaaACCAAAGGAGAACTCACTGTCCATCAGAGAACACATATgggagaaaagccatatcagtgttcaGATTGTGGAAAGACTTTTACTAATGTGGGTAATCTCAAGAAACACCAGATGATGCATACAGGGGAAAAGTCTTATCATTGTTCGGATTGTGGAAAGACTTTTACTCATGTGTGTAATCTCAAGAGACACCAGATGATCCATACTGGGGAAAAGCCACATCAGTGTTCTACATGTGGGATGAGTTTCAGAACCAGCGAAAAACGTACTATCCATCAGAGAACACATACTGGAGTaaagccatatcagtgttcaGACTGTGGTAAAACTTTTAATCAGTTGGGTAATCTCAAGCTACACCGGAGGATCCATACTGGGGATAAGCCATATCTGTGCACTACATGTGGGAATTGTTTCAGAACCAACAGACACCTTACTGTCCATCAGAGAACACATACTGGAGTAAAGCCATATCACTGTTCAGATTGTGGTAAAACTTTTAATCAGGTGGGTAATCTCAAGAGACACCAGATGATCCATTCTGGGGAAAAGCCATATCACTGTTCAGACTGTGGAAATACTTTCAGATCAAGCTCAGATCTTACTCTACATCAGAGGACACATACTGGAGAATAG
- the LOC121718854 gene encoding zinc finger protein 665-like isoform X3, whose translation MIHTGEKPYQCSDCGKTFNQMGHLKRHQRIHTGEKPYQCATCGKSFRTKGELTIHQITHTGEKPHQCSDCGKTFSHLSSLKTHRRMHTGEKPYHCSDCGNTFTQAAHLKRHQKNHTGEKPYQCATCGKSFKTKGELTVHQRTHMGEKPYQCSDCGKTFTNVGNLKKHQMMHTGEKSYHCSDCGKTFTHVCNLKRHQMIHTGEKPHQCSTCGMSFRTSEKRTIHQRTHTGVKPYQCSDCGKTFNQLGNLKLHRRIHTGDKPYLCTTCGNCFRTNRHLTVHQRTHTGVKPYHCSDCGKTFNQVGNLKRHQMIHSGEKPYHCSDCGNTFRSSSDLTLHQRTHTGE comes from the coding sequence ATGATCCATACTGgggaaaagccatatcagtgttcaGATTGTGGTAAAACTTTCAATCAGATGGGTCATCTCAAGAGACACCAGAGGATCCATACTGGGGAAAAGCCGTATCAGTGTgctacatgtgggaagagtttcagaaCCAAAGGAGAACTCACTATCCATCAGATAacacatactggagaaaagccacATCAGTGTTCAGATTGTGGAAAGACTTTTAGTCATTTGAGTAGTCTGAAGACACACCGGAGGATgcatactggagaaaagccatatcacTGTTCAGATTGTGGAAATACTTTTACTCAGGCAGCTCATCTCAAGAGACACCAGAAAAAccatactggagaaaagccatatcagtgtgctacatgtgggaagagtttcaaaACCAAAGGAGAACTCACTGTCCATCAGAGAACACATATgggagaaaagccatatcagtgttcaGATTGTGGAAAGACTTTTACTAATGTGGGTAATCTCAAGAAACACCAGATGATGCATACAGGGGAAAAGTCTTATCATTGTTCGGATTGTGGAAAGACTTTTACTCATGTGTGTAATCTCAAGAGACACCAGATGATCCATACTGGGGAAAAGCCACATCAGTGTTCTACATGTGGGATGAGTTTCAGAACCAGCGAAAAACGTACTATCCATCAGAGAACACATACTGGAGTaaagccatatcagtgttcaGACTGTGGTAAAACTTTTAATCAGTTGGGTAATCTCAAGCTACACCGGAGGATCCATACTGGGGATAAGCCATATCTGTGCACTACATGTGGGAATTGTTTCAGAACCAACAGACACCTTACTGTCCATCAGAGAACACATACTGGAGTAAAGCCATATCACTGTTCAGATTGTGGTAAAACTTTTAATCAGGTGGGTAATCTCAAGAGACACCAGATGATCCATTCTGGGGAAAAGCCATATCACTGTTCAGACTGTGGAAATACTTTCAGATCAAGCTCAGATCTTACTCTACATCAGAGGACACATACTGGAGAATAG